The Peribacillus simplex genome contains the following window.
CGAAGTCAACCTGTTGCTTAGCATCAGACAGTCGCTCTATAACTGGTTTCGGTCCTATTATCCAGCCAATTCTTAAGCCAGAAGCAACAATTTTTGACAAAGAGCTTATATATAACACATTTCCGTTGTTGTCCATCGATTTAAGAGTAGAGATTTTTTCCCCAGAAAAGGAAGTTAAACTATAAGGATCGTCTTCTACAATCGGTATTCCATATTCGGATGAAAGCTCTAGAATCCTTTTACGACGGTTGATATGAAGTACAGTTCCTGTTGGGTTTTGAAAAACAGGGTTCAAAAATATCATCCTGATTCGATGTTTTTTATGTAGTGCTAGTAACTCCTCTGGGTTGATGCCATCCTTATCGACCGGTAAAAGAAAAGTTCTTAGTCCTGCTGATTGAAAAATGGGAAGGTTGTAACTGTATGATGGATCTTCCAATACAACGGCATCGCCCGGCTTTAACAAGCATTGGACAACGAGATGTATGGCTTGTTGTGCACCAGAGGTAATTAGTATGGAAGATGGATGGGTATCAATTTTTCTATATTGTTTAACATGATTAGTAATTGTGCCCCTTAAAACTGCATTGCCCTGGGGGTGATCATAACCTAAACTACCAATAAAGGACCTATTCGAAGTGATTTCACGTAAGGATTGGACCGGAAATAAGTCTTCTGATAACTCCCCGCTAGCTAAGTTTATAAGTTTATTCCCTTCCGTTTCTTTACGTATTCTTTGGGTTACCGGCAAATTGGGTAAAAATGAACCAGCTTCGATATATCTATTCCAACTAGGCATACGTTTTCTGTTGATTCCCCATATATCCTTGCTGATCATCGTTCCGCTTCCTTTTTTTCGTTCAACTAACCCATTTGCTTCCAATTCATCATAAGCTGCTACAACTGTACTTCTGTTAACCCCCAGTTCATGTGCCAGGAAGCGCTCAGAAGGTAACGGCTTATCTAGTAAAAATGTTCCATCAGCAATACCACTCTCAATATAACCAGCTATTTGTTTATATAAAGGCTCCTTGGATTTTCTATCCGTTCTCCATTCCATAAGCTACATCCTTTAAATTGGTTTTGTTAAAAGCGTTCCAAATTATTAACTTTATTATCTATTTATTCATTCCCTTAAATGGTAAAACCTTTTATATCAGTATAATCCTCGGCCGGGATTATTGCACACTTAGGATGGAAGCTATAACGTTTTTAAAGTTCCAGTTTTTTGTTAATAATTAGTTTTTCCTCAATAAATAGAAACGGCCTCCATTCTTTAAAAGGAATGAAGGCTATCGTTACATTTTTAACTATGCAAACTTCCCTTCAGCCAGGGACGATTCCGATAATGGCCGATCGGGATTTGGATCAGGCTCGTTTTTCCTTGAGGACCACCACCGAAATTGTAAAGATCATCACACATTTTCACATCAAAGCCGAGCAGCGGGTGCCCGTTCATTCCGAGGGCTGACGAAGCTAGCAGTAATTTCTGAACGAGCATCCCCGCCTCCATTTGCTGGATGCGGTATCCTCTATATCCAAGTTGCGTTTTGGAATGGTCCCGCTCGCCAACTACATGTATGCAGATTGGCACTTGCTGAAAATTCATGATATCGAGGGACATTCCGTATTGCAATCGGAGCCGCTGATCTCCCGATTGTATCTGTTGCAATGTATGTGTCGTGCTGTCGTAATGGTATGCACCATCTTGTATGTCTTCCACATTATACAAACAAGCATATAATGAAACGCGATGTTCATCGTTCCCGTTTTTTCCATCCAAGTCATTTCGATAGGAGAACGAGGCGGTTGCCTCCTGCAGGAGAGAAGCCAGCTGCCATTGACTGACTTTCCCGAGTGCGAAGTCCATTTCAGGTGAAAACCGCTTCCGGCAAACTGATGCCAAGTCATAGGACAGCCGCTTCACGATAGGAAGGGCTACAATATGTCCTTCGGATTTAGTCCCATTCTTCGGACTGATCCGCCGGAATGATTGGGTGGATTCGATCAGGGATGCTGCATTCAGTTTAGTCAGCATCGGAAATTCCCTGATTCTTTGCGACCGAACATAGTGTTCAGGCTGAATGCCCGTCAATTCCGGCAATAATTCTGTCGAAGTGACAGGTCCGTTACCATTACTTTCATCAGCACACCAAAATTTGGTGTCTGCCGATAAGGGGATCACCGCATATGTGCTCTCTTCCTCATCCGAAAGCCCAAGAAGGTGATTGATAGCCCGATCAAGGAATTGGAAGCACACCCCAGCGGCGATTCCAAACCGTTTCGCCACTTCGAGCAACTGTCCAAGAAGCACGCCCGCATCCAGCCCTTGCAGACGGTATGAAAAATTATTATATTTGTAGAAGTTTTTCCAAAACATCGTCGATACAAAAACCGTTCCAAAACTTGCAGACATATCAAATTTTTCACCAAGAGCCTTTGTTAAATATGAATCAAAATCCCCTTCCCGCAACAATACCAACCGGTGGTGTGCCACATCATAATGGTATATGCCAGCAGGTAATCCCTCCATCTTCAAGTACACGTACAATTCGCTTGGATACAAAGCTCCCCCTGATGGCGGAAAACGCCGGAATGACTGCATGAGGTCCTCAGATTCCGAGGAGCTCGATACCTGACTAACTTGGGTCAGGCCATATGCATACCAGAGGAAATGACCGATTCCTTTAAGGTCCTGTTTTGAAGGCCCGCTGCAACCCTCCAGCGTCAGCGGCACCTCCAGTGATAGCGGAAAAACAGGCAAGTCACGGTAAAGCTTATACGTCAGCGGTGCATCATCCCAATCCACTTCCCAATCCGGCGGACTTGCCTTTTCGATATCAAAATGCAAATTGTGCAAAAATGCTTCTAGACTCATCCTCCAACCTCCTAAATCACCGCTTATGGAAAAGGATGCGGATGCGGATTGAGCTGTTCGAATTCAAGCCGCCGTTCAGCATATCCAAGTTCCATCGGAACCCTCAGTATTCTCTCAAGCCCCGTTATGCGGGTAAGATGATGGCCGAATGTCATCGGCAGCATCCCCGGTATCAGCACTTTCACGCAATGTAATCCATTTCGTGCAATTTCCGGTGTCGTCTGATCCACCACAATCACCTCGAGTTGCAATCGGCGAAACTCCTGAAGAATGTCCTGCAGATCATCGGTCAAGTCCGCATGCTTTGGCATTTGCTTGAATTCTTCATCAAACGTCCGCATTGGACGGTCATCATCCAGCAGAAACTGCAGTCGCTCTTCCGCTTCCGGCAAACCGTACAGCATGCCATGATCATCCATTTTCCGTACCAGTGAAGAATCATGCAGCATTTTCTCAACCTCATCCAGATTCTCTTCCAAATTAACGTCAAGTGTCAGCATCATGCCAGCCAACTCGAAGACCGCGCTTTTCACGGCCCGGATCGGGTCCAGATGGGCCCCTGCCGCACATATGATATTCAATCCTTTTTGTTTCCTGTTTTTAGCCAACGCCCATACGCTCGGGATACCATGTTCCATGGTCGAATTAAACAAATGGATATCATACCCTGCTGCCGCCCTCGCCCTGTCAATCATCAATTCCAGTTCTTTATCATTTGCAGAATAA
Protein-coding sequences here:
- a CDS encoding SagB family peptide dehydrogenase, translating into MSLEAFLHNLHFDIEKASPPDWEVDWDDAPLTYKLYRDLPVFPLSLEVPLTLEGCSGPSKQDLKGIGHFLWYAYGLTQVSQVSSSSESEDLMQSFRRFPPSGGALYPSELYVYLKMEGLPAGIYHYDVAHHRLVLLREGDFDSYLTKALGEKFDMSASFGTVFVSTMFWKNFYKYNNFSYRLQGLDAGVLLGQLLEVAKRFGIAAGVCFQFLDRAINHLLGLSDEEESTYAVIPLSADTKFWCADESNGNGPVTSTELLPELTGIQPEHYVRSQRIREFPMLTKLNAASLIESTQSFRRISPKNGTKSEGHIVALPIVKRLSYDLASVCRKRFSPEMDFALGKVSQWQLASLLQEATASFSYRNDLDGKNGNDEHRVSLYACLYNVEDIQDGAYHYDSTTHTLQQIQSGDQRLRLQYGMSLDIMNFQQVPICIHVVGERDHSKTQLGYRGYRIQQMEAGMLVQKLLLASSALGMNGHPLLGFDVKMCDDLYNFGGGPQGKTSLIQIPIGHYRNRPWLKGSLHS
- a CDS encoding PLP-dependent aminotransferase family protein, translating into MEWRTDRKSKEPLYKQIAGYIESGIADGTFLLDKPLPSERFLAHELGVNRSTVVAAYDELEANGLVERKKGSGTMISKDIWGINRKRMPSWNRYIEAGSFLPNLPVTQRIRKETEGNKLINLASGELSEDLFPVQSLREITSNRSFIGSLGYDHPQGNAVLRGTITNHVKQYRKIDTHPSSILITSGAQQAIHLVVQCLLKPGDAVVLEDPSYSYNLPIFQSAGLRTFLLPVDKDGINPEELLALHKKHRIRMIFLNPVFQNPTGTVLHINRRKRILELSSEYGIPIVEDDPYSLTSFSGEKISTLKSMDNNGNVLYISSLSKIVASGLRIGWIIGPKPVIERLSDAKQQVDFGHGSFTQWIANDFLESEHFPTHITYLRGELEKRRDAIVSSLQQFLNNKVEYYSPNGGIHLWCKLKVPLNEIKLLEESIKRGVIYVPGSTLGTNKEYVRFTFARENEESIHEGIKRFAEAVKSL